AAGAAACGatagaaaacatttattattcaacgaacataaaaattgttttgtggTGTCTTAAGCCTGTTTAGTGAGAAAGAATTGCTTTAAATATAACAAGTTAATCGCTTTGGCCTGTAATCGGCTAATGTATTTGTATAATCTAAATAACTTATGTATGTACTTGTTGTGTTATAAGGTCTACTCAGTATCGGCCTTGTAGGGGGGCGAGATTAGGTGACGGTCCAGGGCGACTTGTTAAGGCCGGCCCTAGGTCTACTGGATACATTATACAAAGCCATGCAAAGGCATGGAACACCAGAATATTGAACAACGCCTTCTATTCAGAAGTCAGTAGGAGATATggagaaaatttttgattgcGACACATCAGTGGCGCACCGGTTTTCCCTCCAAAAATGTTCAATGATCTGCTAGGACGTGCTCCTGTAGAAAAACTGACTTTcattgtaaaatatatttttaatatcggTTGAAAACTTCGCTAGTAGAATGataaaaaaagtacaaacaattttacaatatcTTTTGTAAAGGTACGAATCATAGACCGAACCATGGAAACGATACGCGAAACGAAATAGGGTTAAGTGGGGTAAATGTGGACGatttatgtgatttttataaattttttctaacaccctgtatttcttcAACAAAGCATTTTCGGAATATGGTTTATATAGCAAACTGGCATTATTTTTCGATGTAAAATCCgtggttaaaattttttgtattcacTAAAAAACACCCTGCATACTATGTGTACTTGCCTTAGCCATCGACACccacaaaatttcattgaaagatCTCCGggcgtttaaaaaaatatatcattttttttttatgaagctttggcaggaaacaccctgtatttcctcaacaaagcattttttgcttttagttTACACAGCAAACTAGTATGATTAATTGCTAAAGGCGTACTCACGTAAGTGATGGCCGGCTTAGGCATGTACGTGTACATAACTGCACTAACactaaatgattaaaatattcgaCCCATCTAAAACCTTAATATACCCATGCGGTTGAAAAGTAGGGTAACTTGCTCCTCTTATGACGTGATAAACTCATACCTACTATAAGACCAACAACAGTAATCACGTTATTATTGACTGCATTCCTggcaaaaatccaaatatttctTACGCTTTACTATATAAACGACCTTTGGCCAAAACAAAATTAcgatttattgttaaattgaaaattcgttAATTTATAAACTGTAGATTACGGCTTATCGTTCAATGAGATTAACGCAAATCGGCAAAAACAAaggttaaatttattttttagttttaaggtCGATTTGGGCGACtaaatacagaaaaataaagGTAGAGGTCAAAGTAAAAGGAGCCCTGATACTTTctaaatatcattatttgtGCGTATggttttattttcgtttcacCTCAGGAAAGATTCGGTGAAATTACACAGGCGACGCTTTAAAAATAGCCAGCACTCACCTTTGCCGCAGCGGAAGCTtctatgaaatgaaaatagcAACGTGTAAAAGTGTTAGAAAATCAAGAATAAAACATGTCATTTTGGGacataatataatttcaaactACCCGCTACTGACCcttaaaatataacattttcttgacgtcacttaattaaataaataaaatatattggataataattttgagaaatactgaaaataataataaaaaaatattaacaaaaacatataaaaaaataacaacataCGTTTTGAGATTGTATCTATCACCATTCTTGTGTTTTCTCATCCATTCGGAAGCTGGATGCTATACGAGGGCAAACATGACTTCACCTGTATCTGGTGATTAactacacatttttaaatgcagttttggaacattttcattttctgttcAGCTTCGCATACTCTGTCTATGTTTACGAGCTTCGCAAGAACGAGTGACTTAACAGTTAATTTGGCAATGTTCCCTTGATAAGGAATGGCTGAGGGAAGAGGCAGCCTCATTTCTTTTTGGTCAACCATTTTGGCAATTTAGTCTTCAACGCAGCTGGTGTTCCTTCACTCCAAGAAAAAGGTTCACTTTCCAAAGTCTGATGCTTCGGGGCACATATAACTTCTTTGTTATTCGCAGAGAATCTCGGAGGAGAGCGCAGGATCTCGTGATTAGAAGACTTCCTCTTTTTGGCCGGAGACACCGATTGGCATTTAACATCGCACTCAATGGTTTTATCCGAATCACCATCGGAATTATTTATGGCTTTCTTCTGCAGATCCATATCCTGCTCCTCCAGTTGGTCACAAATCGCGGACAACTCCAAGTCATCGATTTCCTCATTTGTTAGCTGCGTCCCGCTAGTGTCCAGATCATCCAAAATCTGCTGTTTTACATCTTCTTGTACTCTCAATTCCATTTCATTGCATAGTGCAAGTAGCATATCATCGTCTCCATCTTCTAAAGCGTTATCAGGAGAACTTTCACATCCCTTAGTTCGTcgttgcatatttttaaattcactaTAGGAAAAATCCTCAAATTCCTTGTAAGGCACTTCGAGGTCCTCCAGGTGGCTTCTGATTTGCAGATAGATGCATACTGATTTGATTTGGTCAAACGTTATGAAGTTGGGGCAGGCGGCCTTAATTGGGGACAAGAGGAATATGTTTCCTCCCACGTCATGGATTGCTTGCATAATAGTGGTCCTGATCATGGGTGTTACACCAAGATCTTCTAGAGTAATGGGGTGTCCCGCCTTTATCAGCACCTCTAAATGAGTTCTAATGGTGGAATCCGTTAACTTTCTGACAGCCGCAACAGCAGTGGAAGATTTGTGAGTTTTGAAATAGTCATAAGTGATATAAGCAGAATCAGAGATCTTGTCTGTTAAAATTGGATGTCTGCTAAGCACCTCTTGAATAGAGGGCTTTCTGACGTCAGTGGAAGAcctttctttaatattattctTTATGATGTTTACTAGTTGTTGTCCGAACTTGTTAATTTTGGTCTCGCTCAAGCCTTCTATACGCAAGAGCTTCAACAACTCGATGTTGGTAGGCTTATGCTTGGCCATTTCCATCAGGACAAAGTCTGATACTATCATGTAGGGCATGCAATTATTGGTGTCGGCTATTTGGCTTCTGCAGTTTcttaacaatttataaaatttctttcgtTCTTCTTTCTCTTCCTCAGTCTCTGTTATCTCTTCTGTGTTTTCGTTCTCGGTCTGGGAAAATTCCTGGACTTTCTTACTAGCAAAAGCAGTGCCGGAAACGCCATCAGCAACAGGTTTATTAGAAGATAGCCATCCAGAAGGTTGATGCTTCTTCTTGAGTTGGTCAGCTATTTCCGACGTGGGTTGGGCAATTAATTTCCTGGTTTCTTGGGAGAGGAAATCGAAGCCTTCTTGGCTAACCTGGACAATGAAATATCCAAAGGTTTGATTTTGTTTCTTAACTTGCCGAAGGAAGTTCTTCATGTCTAGAAACTGACCTATGGCCTTCCACCATTCATCTGGCTTTTCCCTGCCAGATCCGAAATAGGGATGACTTCTGAAGCGCGGAGCCACTTTTGCGCTCATAGAACCCCTTAAAAATAGAATGTAGGTTCTATGCCCATATTGACCATTCATTGCTTCCACTGcggacaaatattttaaagcatCCTCAGTGAAATCGTAATTCCCGCTAACATCAAGTCCCTCgtacattaaaaattgttgtcCATTTTGCTTGACACAGTTATCACAACAGTTTCTTCGCTTTCCTAACTTTAGACAAGGATTCCCTTCGAAATAAGACAAGATATATTCCCGTCTGCAACGCATGGTGTTGACATATCCACGCATGAGATTGAGCAGGTTTCCGCGTCTTGCAGCCGCATAACCTTCACTTTTCTCAATCAGAAATCGGTGAACCCTAAAATCGTCATTAGTGTAGAACGTGGCACACTTGGAAGGCAATCCGTCCCTGCCGGCGCGTCCTACTTCTTGATAATACGCCTCCAGTGAGCCAGAAGTCCCGTAATGGATCACATTTCTGATATCTGGTTTGTCGATCCCCATGCCGAATGCAATAGTGGCGACTACCACGGGGACAATATCCCTGGCGAACTTCTCGTGAGTTTCTTTTCGGAGCTCTAACGAAAGGCCTGCATGATACGGTAACGCTGAAATGCCTTCGAACTCTAAAGTTCTGCTTACATCTTCTGTATCTTTTCGCGTTATGCAGTAAATGATGGTGGGACCGTTGAACTCCCAGCAGCCTTGCTCGCGGGTCATAAACGGTTTTAGATCATTCATAATGCTTGAGCTTCTTATATTGAccgaaaaaaacaaatttggtcGGTCAAAGCCCGAGCAAACAAATATAGGATCTCTGAGTTTCAAAACACTAGCTATATCACTACGGATCTTCTCAGTCGCTGTCGCCGTCACCGCTAGAATTGGAGTATTAGGAAAGTAGTTCTTCAGGAGGCCGAGGGTCCTGAATGCGGGCCGAAAATCGTGGCCCCAACTGCTTACGCAATGTGCCTCATCCACAGTTATCAGTACCATATTCAGTGAAGAACTCATCTCAGTTAACAACTCTGCGCCGTAGTCACCAGTGCACAATTCCGGCGTTATGTATATTAAACGGAATTTATTACTCAGGATTTCCTTTCGGATTTGGCGCGTGTGTTCCTGGGCAGTGCCCAATAAACACGCAGGAAtgttacacatttttaaagctAAGACTTGGTCCTCCATGAGAGATATTAATGGGGAAATCACCAATGTCACGCCTTCTGCATAAACCGCCGGGAATTGGAAGCACAAAGACTTTCCATACCCGGTTGTCATGACTGCACAAGTATCGCGTTTATCAAACAGGACTGAACTGATAATTTTCCACTGCAAAGGCCGAAAGTTCTGATGGCCGAACTTCTGAGCGAGAACGTCAATGGCACGGCGACTTGGTAAATTATCCGATGTAATCTGTGTGGCTTGAGAACATGAGTCGAAACAGTGTTCGGCCACATCATTGAGCAGTTCATCATCAGATGAATTCATTTTCTCAGCATCTGGCTAAACATCTATCACTCCTAAAATAAACGGAGCAACTTCAGAAGATCAGAAAATGAGATAcccagtatattattaaatttttacatgcagtagaaaattttaaatgtttccaTGAGACATTGAATTGCGCATATCTTTGACTATTCTTGAGATAATGGCCgcaaaaatatcatttttacaCTATTATGACCTGTTCCGTCAACGGAGAATAATGCAGTCTGTTCTGTCCCGGCCTACTTTTGGGAGGTACATCAAATAGCgtaattattacatttatgattatttaaaaaaaatgaaagtgtTTAAAGAGGACCTGATTGCATAGACCCGAAACTAACTCTAAGGCTAATTGTACTTTCTCAATTCGTTAACGAGATAGAGATTGAGGCAATATGAACCgatctaaaattttatgagtcaTTATCGTAGAAATTAGTGTATGTAGAGGTATGACATGTTTCACAGAgaataatatgaattttaaacagaatttaaatttaagtaagtCGGTTCTGGTATTTGAAGAATAAAGTATAGACTTGGCAACAACGCCTGCATTATAATTATATTGCGCGTCAGTACatcctaaaattttccaaatttcacgTTTGAAACTTCCTGAGGTATTGTCTAAGCACATCTTGATATCTTTCTCAACCTTGTTTAACACAAAACCTAAGGTAAAGATTCATCAATATGTTATCAAGATATCGAACTAAACGTCCCTTCCTTTAAGCACATTTGTTCAGATCACAAACTGTTAACTTACCTTGTATATCGAATGTAGATAATTACCAAAAACcgcaaaaataacttttttgcatTCTGTGTTAGATTGCTCTAAAATACTTaccaaaaatttgcaaaacatgaattaccctgtatgagtacttttttgataaattacagaacattttgttttccaaatttgCCGCTTGAATTCAAATCGTGTCGCACTCGAAtgtgtttttgtgttttcgagttaagtttaaatttagagCAAAAACAAGTATTATGGGATTGTGAGGCACACTGTGAATTCCTTTcagtatttagaaaaatagtgtaaaaagaaatatagaatcatgaaatattccaaaaaaaaatcagaaaaccCGGAGGTCGTAGATTTGATTgagtttataaattaatttatttgtgaaGAAACTGACCATAATTCgataaaaaatcaagagagataaaatttaggttATAGATTGaagaaactaagaaaaatattaaaattcaccaGTGACATAcaagcaaatttttctaaaggattttatggaCAAAAACCGCAGAAAATACgctaccctgtatagtagttGGAGGCAATCTACTCGCGCAGCACCTATTCcctaatat
The DNA window shown above is from Euwallacea similis isolate ESF13 chromosome 2, ESF131.1, whole genome shotgun sequence and carries:
- the LOC136419236 gene encoding ATP-dependent DNA helicase RecQ-like, with amino-acid sequence MNSSDDELLNDVAEHCFDSCSQATQITSDNLPSRRAIDVLAQKFGHQNFRPLQWKIISSVLFDKRDTCAVMTTGYGKSLCFQFPAVYAEGVTLVISPLISLMEDQVLALKMCNIPACLLGTAQEHTRQIRKEILSNKFRLIYITPELCTGDYGAELLTEMSSSLNMVLITVDEAHCVSSWGHDFRPAFRTLGLLKNYFPNTPILAVTATATEKIRSDIASVLKLRDPIFVCSGFDRPNLFFSVNIRSSSIMNDLKPFMTREQGCWEFNGPTIIYCITRKDTEDVSRTLEFEGISALPYHAGLSLELRKETHEKFARDIVPVVVATIAFGMGIDKPDIRNVIHYGTSGSLEAYYQEVGRAGRDGLPSKCATFYTNDDFRVHRFLIEKSEGYAAARRGNLLNLMRGYVNTMRCRREYILSYFEGNPCLKLGKRRNCCDNCVKQNGQQFLMYEGLDVSGNYDFTEDALKYLSAVEAMNGQYGHRTYILFLRGSMSAKVAPRFRSHPYFGSGREKPDEWWKAIGQFLDMKNFLRQVKKQNQTFGYFIVQVSQEGFDFLSQETRKLIAQPTSEIADQLKKKHQPSGWLSSNKPVADGVSGTAFASKKVQEFSQTENENTEEITETEEEKEERKKFYKLLRNCRSQIADTNNCMPYMIVSDFVLMEMAKHKPTNIELLKLLRIEGLSETKINKFGQQLVNIIKNNIKERSSTDVRKPSIQEVLSRHPILTDKISDSAYITYDYFKTHKSSTAVAAVRKLTDSTIRTHLEVLIKAGHPITLEDLGVTPMIRTTIMQAIHDVGGNIFLLSPIKAACPNFITFDQIKSVCIYLQIRSHLEDLEVPYKEFEDFSYSEFKNMQRRTKGCESSPDNALEDGDDDMLLALCNEMELRVQEDVKQQILDDLDTSGTQLTNEEIDDLELSAICDQLEEQDMDLQKKAINNSDGDSDKTIECDVKCQSVSPAKKRKSSNHEILRSPPRFSANNKEVICAPKHQTLESEPFSWSEGTPAALKTKLPKWLTKKK